Proteins encoded together in one Epinephelus lanceolatus isolate andai-2023 chromosome 4, ASM4190304v1, whole genome shotgun sequence window:
- the LOC117259747 gene encoding olfactory receptor 4S2-like produces the protein MMMMLNNSELVFVLQGLNDSVTNRQLFFAFALMSYLFTIFVNLTLIVTVCLEKTLHDPIYIFLCNLCFNSICGASSFYPKLLHDLLADAQVITYAGCLLQLFGVYCYVFCEFTSLTVMAYDRYLAICKPLQYRTLMTAQRVAQLLLLTWCFTLLETAIGITLTASLPICRRHIKKIFCTNWEVVKLSCSDTTVNNIYGFVLMFSHISQIALILVSYTHLVRASLRLHSDRRKFIQTCLPHLATLLIFTGSLVFDTMYARYGGSGGTLQALQNLLAAEFLVVPPLINPIIYGINLHQIRSRILHNFTARPDIQKPLP, from the coding sequence atgatgatgatgctgaatAACTCGGAGCTTGTGTTTGTGCTTCAGGGTCTCAACGACTCTGTGACAAACCGCCAGCTGTTCTTCGCCTTCGCTCTGATGTCATACCTCTTCACCATCTTCGTCAACCTGACGCTCATCGTCACCGTCTGCCTGGAGAAAACGCTCCATGACCCCATCTACATCTTCCTGTGCAACCTGTGTTTTAACAGCATCTGCGGAGCGTCCAGTTTCTACCCGAAGCTGCTGCACGACCTCCTGGCCGACGCCCAGGTCATCACGTACGCCGGCTGTCTGTTGCAGCTGTTTGGCGTTTACTGCTACGTCTTCTGTGAGTTCACCAGCCTGACCGTCATGGCGTACGACCGCTACCTGGCCATCTGTAAGCCGCTGCAGTACCGCACGCTGATGACGGCGCAGAGGGTGgcgcagctgctgctgctcacctgGTGCTTCACGCTGCTGGAGACGGCGATCGGCATCACGCTGACAGCCAGCCTGCCGATCTGCCGGCGCCACATCAAGAAGATCTTCTGCACCAACTGGGAGGTGGTGAAGCTGTCGTGCTCCGACACCACCGTCAACAACATCTACGGCTTCGTGCTCATGTTCTCGCACATCTCGCAGATCGCACTCATCCTCGTGTCCTACACACACCTGGTCCGAGCCTCGCTCAGGCTGCATTCCGACCGCAGGAAGTTCATACAGACGTGTCTGCCACACCTCGCCACGCTGCTCATTTTCACCGGCTCACTGGTGTTTGACACCATGTACGCTCGTTATGGCGGCAGCGGCGGCACGCTGCAGGCGCTGCAGAACCTGCTGGCCGCAGAGTTCCTGGTGGTCCCGCCCCTCATTAACCCCATCATCTACGGCATCAACCTGCATCAGATCCGCTCCAGGATCCTCCACAACTTCACTGCCAGACCCGACATCCAGAAACCACTTCCATAA
- the pgm2l1 gene encoding glucose 1,6-bisphosphate synthase: MSVSMGDNNGVNGDLNANSRCQSTGDPQLDKAVHQWLTWDKNRRTRAQVESLVAAGRLEDLRKRLCSRMSFGTAGLRAPMGAGFNRINDLTVIQSTQGLYSYLCRYFADFSSRGVVVGFDTRGQEDSGCSSHRLAKLTAAVMLSRDVPVHLFSTFVPTPYVPYAVKKLDAAAGVMITASHNPKEDNGYKVYWCNGAQISSPHDKQILQNIEEQLEPWSASCWDEELVESSSLRTDPLTQINNCYMEELSSLCFHRDLNRSCPLKFVHSSFHGVGHFFVQQAFHAFSLPLPIPVPEQKDPDPNFSSVRCPNPEEGESVLELSLRLAERENARIVLATDPDADRLAVAEKSDRCGWKVFTGNELAALLGWWMFFNWKEAHPDPADTQKVYMMATTVSSKILQAFARIEGFHFEETLPGFKWIGNRIHELTKTGNSVIFAFEESIGFLCGSMVPEKDGVSSAVVVAEMAAYLHNKNLSLNQQLHNIYQTYGHHVSKTSYVVCNDPPTIQKIFSRIRNFDGEASYPKTCGGVPIVHIRDVTTGYDSSRPDLRSVLPVTRSSHMITFTLQNGVVATLRTSGTEPKIKYYTEYCAAPGNSEASSLEEELRKTTAALLDEFLEPERNNLIRRCV; this comes from the exons ATGTCTGTCAGCATGGGGGACAACAACGGCGTGAACGGGGACCTGAACGCCAACTCCAGGTGCCAGAGCACCGGCGACCCGCAGCTGGACAAGGCGGTGCACCAGTGGTTGACCTGGGACAAG AACCGGCGAACTCGGGCTCAGGTGGAGTCTCTAGTGGCGGCGGGTCGTTTGGAGGATCTGAGGAAGAGGCTGTGCAGCAGGATGAGCTTCGGCACAGCCGGACTGAGAGCACCAATGGGAGCCGGATTTAACCGGATCAACGacctcactgtcatccagtcCACACAG ggtcTGTACTCGTACCTGTGCAGATACTTTGCAGacttcagcagcagaggagtGGTTGTTGGCTTCGACaccagaggacaggaggacagcgGCTGCAGCAGCCACAG gttgGCAAAGTTGACTGCCGCTGTGATGCTCAGCAGAGACGTTCCCGTTCATCTTTTCTCCACATTCGTCCCAACGCCGTATGTG CCGTACGCTGTGAAGAAGCTCGATGCCGCAGCCGGAGTGATGATAACCGCCTCGCACAATCCTAAAGAAGACAACGGGTACAAG GTGTACTGGTGTAACGGCGCTCAGATCTCCTCGCCTCACGACAAACAGATCCTGCAGAATATCGAGGAGCAGCTGGAGCCCTGGAGCGCCTCCTGCTGGGACGAGGAGCTGGTGGAGAGCAGCTCCCTGAGAACAGACCCCCTGACTCAGATCAACAACTGCTACATGGAGGagctctcctccctctgcttccaCAG GGATCTGAACAGAAGCTGCCCATTGAAGTTTGTCCACTCGTCATTCCACGGTGTCGGACATTTCTTCGTCCAGCAGGCCTTCCATGCTTTCAGTCTCCCTCTGCCGATCCCTGTCCCTGAGCAGAAAGACCCCGACCCCAACTTCTCGTCTGTCCGCTGCCCCAACCCCGAGGAGGGAGAGTCTGTCCTG GAGCTTTCCCTTCGTCTGGCAGAGCGGGAAAATGCTCGCATCGTCCTGGCGACGGATCCTGATGCTGACCGATTGGCTGTTGCAGAGAAGTCTGACAG GTGTGGTTGGAAGGTGTTCACAGGTAACGAGCTGGCAGCTCTGCTGGGTTGGTGGATGTTCTTTAACTGGAAGGAGGCTCATCCGGATCCTGCAGACACCCAGAAGGTTTACATGATGGCCACCACAGTGTCCTCCAAGATCCTGCAGGCCTTCGCTCGCATCGAGGGGTTTCACTTCGAG GAAACTCTTCCTGGGTTTAAGTGGATCGGGAACAGAATACACGAACTcaccaaaacaggaaacagcgtCATATTCGCCTTCGAGGAGTCGATTG GTTTCCTGTGCGGCAGTATGGTTCCTGAGAAAGACGGCGTGAGCTCGGCAGTGGTCGTGGCTGAAATGGCTGCTTACCTCCACAACAAGAACCTGAGTCTGAAccaacagctgcacaacatcTACCAGAC GTACGGTCATCACGTGTCTAAGACGTCGTACGTGGTCTGTAACGACCCGCCCACCATCCAGAAGATCTTCAGCCGCATCAGAAACTTTGACGGCGAAGCGTCATACCCAAAGACGTGCGGCGGCGTCCCGATCGTCCACATCAGAGACGTCACCACGGGATACGACAGCAGCCGGCCCGACCTCAGATCA GTTCTTCCTGTGACGAGGAGCAGTCACATGATCACCTTCACACTCCAGAACGGCGTCGTGGCGACGCTGAGAACCAGCGGCACCGAACCCAAAATCAAATACTACACGGAGTACTGCGCCGCCCCGGGGAACAG CGAGGCGTCCAGTCTGGAGGAGGAGCTCAGGAAGACCACTGCCGCCCTGCTGGACGAGTTCCTGGAGCCCGAGAGGAACAACCTGATTCGCCGCTGCGtctag